A single Streptomyces sp. 2114.4 DNA region contains:
- a CDS encoding putative quinol monooxygenase, producing MIFIVVKFPVKPEYAEEWPQHVASFTDATRAEPGNLWFEWSRSTEDPNTYVLVEAFKDDAAEAHVNSDHFRAGIETMRPLLRRTPDIVSTTIEGANGWSAMGEITID from the coding sequence ATGATCTTCATTGTCGTCAAGTTCCCCGTGAAACCCGAGTACGCCGAAGAGTGGCCGCAGCACGTCGCATCCTTCACCGACGCCACCCGTGCCGAGCCCGGAAACCTGTGGTTCGAATGGTCCCGCAGCACCGAGGACCCGAACACCTATGTCCTGGTCGAGGCATTCAAGGACGATGCCGCCGAAGCACATGTCAACTCCGACCACTTCCGCGCCGGGATCGAGACGATGCGCCCGCTGCTGCGTCGTACTCCGGACATCGTGAGCACCACCATCGAGGGGGCGAACGGCTGGAGCGCGATGGGCGAGATCACCATCGACTGA
- a CDS encoding dihydrofolate reductase family protein — protein MRKIILSMSVSLDGFIEGPDRQIDWHQVDDELHRHLNEQLRQMGAFMSGRVTHQLMAEFWPTADADPSLTGPMAEFAGIWRDTPKIVFSRTLERADWNTTIMREVVPEEIKALKAQPGGDLVLSGADLAAAFMAHDLIDEYHVYVHPVLIGRGKPLFRTAETMTLTFLRLAGTRSFGNGVVLLHYRRAEDPATG, from the coding sequence ATGAGAAAGATCATCTTGTCGATGTCGGTATCCCTTGACGGCTTCATCGAGGGACCGGACCGCCAGATCGACTGGCATCAGGTCGACGACGAGCTCCACCGGCACCTCAACGAGCAGCTGCGGCAGATGGGCGCCTTCATGAGCGGCCGGGTCACCCATCAGCTCATGGCGGAGTTCTGGCCGACCGCGGACGCCGATCCCTCACTTACCGGGCCCATGGCCGAATTTGCCGGGATCTGGCGGGACACACCCAAGATCGTGTTCTCCCGGACCCTGGAACGGGCCGACTGGAACACCACCATCATGCGCGAGGTCGTCCCCGAGGAGATCAAGGCGCTCAAGGCGCAGCCGGGCGGCGACCTGGTGCTCAGTGGCGCCGATCTCGCCGCGGCGTTCATGGCGCACGACCTGATCGACGAATACCACGTCTACGTCCATCCGGTCCTCATCGGCCGGGGCAAGCCCCTTTTCCGGACCGCGGAGACCATGACCTTGACCTTTCTGCGGCTCGCCGGGACCCGGTCCTTCGGCAACGGCGTCGTCCTCCTCCACTACCGGCGCGCCGAGGACCCGGCCACGGGATGA
- a CDS encoding histone deacetylase, with translation MIRPQRLEALDHSPEAVRRLTPVHHLWYAAYGSNMHAERLACYLAGGQPPGGLRTHPGCRDPRPPARTAPVLLPGLLYFATESQLWTGGRAFYDPGPGAGPEPEPDPGPDVDVDVDLDRAPGEGAAGRQSGGPTGRGPGDAAGRLRPGYAELPAQSYFLTLSQFSDIAAQEMYREPGRDLDLTEVLTRGRARTGPGRYETLVCAGLLDGYPVLTFTSPWSSQDIALNPPSAAYLRHIAAGIVASHGWSAHRTAEYLAGCPGAEGHWTAAEIAALLGDPR, from the coding sequence GTGATCAGGCCCCAACGCCTCGAAGCCCTGGACCACTCCCCCGAAGCCGTCCGCCGCCTCACCCCCGTCCACCACCTCTGGTACGCCGCATACGGCTCCAACATGCACGCCGAGCGGCTGGCCTGCTATCTGGCCGGCGGGCAACCCCCTGGCGGGCTGCGCACCCACCCGGGCTGCCGGGACCCCCGCCCGCCCGCGCGCACGGCACCGGTCCTGCTGCCCGGTCTGCTGTACTTCGCCACGGAATCGCAGCTGTGGACCGGCGGCAGAGCCTTCTACGACCCCGGCCCTGGCGCCGGCCCCGAGCCCGAACCCGACCCGGGCCCGGACGTGGACGTGGACGTGGACCTGGATCGCGCACCTGGCGAAGGCGCAGCCGGCCGGCAGTCCGGTGGACCAACCGGCCGGGGACCCGGTGACGCAGCCGGCCGATTGCGCCCCGGTTACGCCGAACTGCCCGCCCAGAGCTATTTTCTGACACTCTCTCAGTTCTCCGATATCGCCGCTCAGGAGATGTACCGGGAGCCCGGCCGGGATCTCGACCTGACGGAAGTCCTGACCCGCGGCCGGGCGCGGACGGGACCCGGCCGGTACGAAACCCTGGTGTGTGCCGGGCTGCTGGACGGTTACCCGGTGCTGACCTTCACCTCCCCGTGGAGCAGCCAGGACATCGCCCTGAACCCGCCCTCGGCGGCCTACCTGCGGCACATCGCGGCCGGGATCGTCGCCTCCCACGGATGGAGCGCGCACCGGACCGCCGAGTACCTTGCCGGTTGCCCGGGAGCCGAGGGGCACTGGACGGCCGCGGAGATCGCGGCGCTGCTCGGCGACCCGCGGTGA
- a CDS encoding phosphoribosyltransferase family protein produces MLFTDRADAGHRLAESLGHLRGDEPVVLGLPRGGVPVAFEVARALGAPLDVIVVRKLGVPYQRELGFGAIGEGGVRVISDDIVRRGRLAQADLASVEHAEAAELTRQAERFRAGRRRLDLTGRTAIVVDDGIATGATAAAACEVVRAQGAARVVLAVPVAPPDAAERLRGSTDEFVCLSTPFAFSAVGEWYQDFSQTPDDEVVSLLAQASTAQASTAGASGARTAAQTAVAEETDAAKETDVAEEVAVDAAGVRLTGDLTVPAGALAVVMFAHGSGSSRHSPRNRLVAAALNEAGLGTLLFDLLTPAEEAHRSNVFDTETLAERLADATGWLRGRFTGPIGYFGASTGAAAALRAAATPDADIGAVVSRGGRPDLAGPLLPAVRAPTLLIVGGNDPLVIDLNREAEAALRAETRLEIIPGATHLFEERGALQQVADLARDWFVSHLVTPARP; encoded by the coding sequence GTGCTGTTCACTGACCGTGCGGATGCGGGGCACCGCCTCGCCGAATCGCTGGGGCACCTGCGGGGGGACGAGCCCGTCGTGCTGGGCCTGCCGCGCGGCGGGGTCCCGGTGGCCTTCGAAGTGGCCCGGGCGCTCGGCGCGCCGCTCGATGTGATCGTGGTCCGCAAGCTGGGGGTCCCGTACCAGCGCGAGCTGGGTTTCGGCGCCATCGGCGAAGGCGGCGTACGGGTGATCAGCGACGACATCGTCCGCCGCGGCCGCCTCGCCCAGGCGGACCTGGCATCCGTGGAGCACGCCGAGGCGGCGGAGCTCACCCGCCAGGCGGAGCGCTTCCGCGCCGGGCGGCGACGGCTCGACCTCACCGGCCGTACGGCGATCGTCGTGGACGACGGGATCGCCACCGGCGCCACCGCGGCCGCCGCCTGCGAGGTGGTACGCGCCCAGGGCGCGGCCCGGGTGGTGCTTGCGGTACCCGTAGCGCCTCCGGACGCGGCCGAGCGGCTGCGCGGCTCGACCGATGAATTCGTCTGCCTCTCCACCCCGTTCGCCTTCTCCGCCGTCGGCGAGTGGTACCAGGACTTCTCCCAGACCCCGGACGACGAGGTCGTCTCCTTGCTGGCACAGGCGTCGACGGCACAGGCCTCGACGGCAGGGGCCTCGGGTGCGCGAACGGCAGCACAGACGGCTGTAGCGGAGGAAACTGATGCGGCGAAGGAAACGGATGTGGCGGAGGAAGTGGCGGTCGACGCCGCCGGGGTCCGGCTCACCGGCGACCTCACCGTACCGGCGGGGGCCCTGGCAGTGGTGATGTTCGCCCATGGCTCGGGCAGCAGCCGGCACAGCCCGCGTAACCGGCTGGTGGCCGCGGCCCTCAACGAAGCGGGTCTGGGCACCCTGCTCTTCGACCTGCTCACACCGGCGGAGGAAGCCCACCGGTCCAACGTCTTCGACACCGAAACCCTCGCCGAGCGGCTGGCGGACGCCACCGGGTGGCTGCGCGGCCGCTTCACGGGCCCCATCGGCTACTTCGGTGCCAGCACCGGAGCCGCGGCGGCACTACGGGCCGCCGCGACCCCCGACGCGGACATCGGTGCCGTGGTCTCCCGCGGCGGCCGCCCCGACCTCGCCGGGCCGCTGCTCCCCGCCGTACGGGCGCCGACGCTGCTCATCGTGGGCGGCAACGACCCCCTGGTCATCGACCTCAACCGGGAGGCCGAGGCGGCGCTGCGCGCGGAGACCCGCCTGGAGATCATTCCCGGCGCCACCCACCTCTTCGAGGAACGCGGGGCCCTCCAGCAGGTCGCCGACCTCGCCCGCGACTGGTTCGTCAGCCACTTGGTGACGCCGGCCCGGCCGTAG
- a CDS encoding DUF899 domain-containing protein, translated as MTTTPGNASSDLPGKPPVVDLATWQAAREELLVREKAHTHEGDAIAAARRRLPMVELDGTVEVTGADGPVPFLDLFQGRDELVVYQHMWYDGAPHQGQCEGCTTTVWHMKDAVYLNARGVSFAVLTSGPWDEVAPYVAFMGYTQPWYSVRGVAAPIGGQMGHLVCFLRDGDRVFLTYSTTGRGNEPVNGSLGLLDMTPYGRGEAWEDNPEGRPVIGDVREGYPSEGRQACWYWRSDADGVATWGPTSRPVPQWTRPGAAPVETLGRQGPHH; from the coding sequence ATGACGACCACGCCCGGCAACGCGAGCAGCGACCTCCCCGGCAAGCCGCCGGTCGTCGACCTGGCCACCTGGCAGGCGGCACGCGAGGAGCTGCTGGTCCGCGAGAAGGCGCACACCCACGAGGGCGACGCGATCGCCGCGGCCCGGCGGCGGCTGCCGATGGTCGAGCTCGACGGCACTGTCGAGGTCACCGGCGCCGACGGGCCGGTCCCGTTCCTCGACCTGTTCCAGGGACGCGACGAGCTCGTGGTCTACCAGCACATGTGGTACGACGGCGCCCCGCACCAGGGGCAGTGCGAGGGCTGCACCACCACGGTCTGGCACATGAAGGACGCCGTCTACCTCAACGCCCGGGGCGTCTCGTTCGCCGTCCTGACCTCGGGCCCGTGGGACGAGGTGGCTCCCTACGTCGCGTTCATGGGCTACACCCAGCCCTGGTACTCGGTGCGGGGCGTGGCGGCGCCGATCGGCGGCCAAATGGGCCACCTCGTCTGCTTCCTGCGCGACGGCGACCGGGTGTTCCTCACCTACTCCACGACGGGCCGCGGCAACGAGCCGGTCAACGGGTCCCTCGGCCTGCTCGACATGACGCCCTACGGCCGCGGCGAGGCGTGGGAGGACAATCCCGAGGGCCGCCCCGTGATCGGCGATGTCCGCGAGGGGTACCCGTCCGAGGGCCGGCAGGCCTGCTGGTACTGGCGCTCGGACGCCGACGGCGTCGCCACCTGGGGCCCGACCAGCCGGCCCGTACCCCAGTGGACGCGCCCCGGCGCGGCCCCCGTGGAAACCCTCGGCCGGCAGGGGCCCCACCACTGA
- a CDS encoding HAD-IIA family hydrolase produces MKGIGAVLIDIDGVLTVSWKALPGAVAAMERLRAAGLPLVLVTNTTSRTRAAVAGRLAEEGFPVGAEDILTAPAVTAAYLRAHHPHARCRLINSGEVRADLAGVTLVGEEDGDEGREAPEVIVFGGAGEDFSYPALNSAFRQLQRGARLVAMHRNLYWRTADGLDLDTGAFLAGLERAAGVEATVTGKPAEAFFATALAHVGAPAAEALMVGDDIESDVLAAQRCGITGVLVKTGKYLPETHRAAGGTPDHVLDSFAELPGLLGLE; encoded by the coding sequence ATGAAGGGAATCGGAGCGGTCCTGATCGATATCGACGGCGTGCTCACCGTGTCCTGGAAGGCGCTGCCCGGCGCGGTGGCGGCCATGGAGCGGCTGCGGGCCGCGGGACTCCCGCTGGTGCTGGTCACCAACACCACCTCGCGGACCCGTGCCGCGGTCGCCGGGCGGCTGGCCGAAGAGGGATTTCCCGTCGGTGCCGAGGACATCCTGACCGCGCCCGCCGTCACGGCGGCCTACCTGCGCGCACATCATCCGCACGCACGCTGCCGGCTGATCAACAGCGGTGAGGTCCGGGCGGATCTGGCCGGTGTGACGCTCGTGGGGGAGGAGGACGGTGACGAGGGCCGGGAGGCACCGGAGGTGATCGTGTTCGGCGGCGCGGGGGAGGATTTCAGCTACCCGGCTCTCAACAGCGCCTTCCGGCAGCTGCAACGCGGTGCCCGGCTGGTCGCCATGCACCGCAATCTGTACTGGCGTACGGCGGACGGGCTCGATCTGGACACCGGGGCCTTCCTGGCGGGGCTGGAACGGGCGGCGGGGGTCGAGGCAACGGTCACCGGCAAACCGGCCGAGGCCTTCTTCGCCACCGCGTTGGCGCACGTCGGTGCCCCGGCCGCGGAGGCGCTGATGGTGGGCGACGACATCGAGTCCGACGTGCTGGCGGCTCAGCGCTGTGGGATCACCGGTGTGCTGGTCAAGACCGGCAAGTATCTGCCGGAGACGCACCGTGCGGCCGGTGGCACGCCTGACCATGTGCTCGATTCCTTCGCCGAGCTGCCCGGTCTGCTGGGCCTGGAGTGA
- a CDS encoding 50S ribosomal protein bL37 — protein sequence MSSKRRRKKKARRKNGANHGKRPQS from the coding sequence ATGTCATCGAAGCGCCGTCGCAAGAAGAAGGCCCGTCGCAAGAACGGTGCCAACCACGGCAAGCGGCCGCAGTCCTGA